The genomic region GTTGAAAACCTTTAACTTTTCGTTTCCCAAGCGAATTATAGCTTatgaattgaaatgaaacaattttAATGATCTGATTTTTAGTAAAAGGACTTAGAACTCTTActtaaaaacaaaataatcCTAAAATATTCTAAGGGTCCAGTATACAGCAAAACAAAACCccgaaaaaaaaaaagagtccaagaaaaaaaatatctgATCAAATAATGTGAAAATAAGGTAAGGGAAAAGGGATGTTTGAAGGGCTTTATATCCCTATTTCCATAAGACTAGAAAAACCCTTGTTTATATAACAATGAAGGGGATTACTCTCACTCTCATTTAAATATAAATTGACGATAGAACAGGACCATCAAAATTAATGTTTATTAATTATCCGTAGAAGGGTCCCGCGGAAATACCACCCCTCCCCTCCCTACGACTTCTCTTTGGCAGGCGCTCATAAAGTGATGTTTAAAGGTTTGAGCTGTTCTCATATTAATATAGTGATCCCTTTTTTCCTCATATCAGTCACACACGTCAGTAGCCAACAGCCTGCTCTGAATTCCTAAATTTCATAAATAGCATCACATCAGTTGCTACTTTTCCAGCAAGTTCCATTCCATGGTGGATCTGTAGGAATTATAAGCGCTAGTATCTAAATGAGAGTGGTGGACAGAGATGTTTATTCACTCTATTCCGTTAATTTGCAGCAGTACCGCGATGAGAATAAAGCGCCAAGGAAAAACGAGACAATGACTTCTATTCCATTCTAGACCCATCAACCaccaacagaaaaaaagctGAGAAGTCAACACCTCTGTCGGCcgaaatatttcaatattgtAGGCTGTTTGTTGAATTGAGGGGTGCCTATGCAATATGCTGTTACGTAATTGTTTTCTGGTGAAAAATACCTTGTTGAAGACGCCCTTCTCGATGGGTTCTCAGATGAATATATGTGTCTTTCAGCTTCTTTTATTCCTTTTTCCCTTCCCAATTTTTTCCCCGTTCTAATTCCCCTGCCAGCGCAGACAAAGCCGTACGTAAGAACTTATGGAAAGATCCACGAAATAATTATAACATCAGAACGGTGAGTAGTAATCTATAGTTCCGGCGGTTGCACGTCTTCTCTACGACTTTTTCACGTTGTACTGTGTTCATGACCCAGCTAGGCCGAAAATAATGTTACTAAACGTTATTACATTACATATAAATATTGTAGTAGAAGTAGCAGTAGTGAATTAAGAGAATTTAGTATCACGTGATGTACACTCTCCGGTCTCTTTCTAAAGGAGGGACTTTTGGGTCCACTGGACTTGAGACAGGAACGGATCCCATGAGGCCCTTGCTCTCGGCCAATGTAGAGCTTCTGGCGTATAGTGGGTCTGCTTGGTAGTATTCGTCTATAACTGGGTGAAGAAGCACGGTTTGGTTTCTTATAGTTAATATGCTATTTGTTGGGACGGCTGTCCAGTCCCCACGTTCAAATGTTAAAGGTTCGCTCGCCACCATTATCACGTCCTGGTTACGGTCTAACCTTTCCATTCTGTATTCTCCAGGTCCAGATTCAACGAAACTGGACCCACAACTGAAATGTAGTGAAGGTGCCTCGTCCGTGCTCGAAGTGATGTACCGTGAGATCACAACGCAGTCGCCGTCTGTTACTGCAAAATTGAGCAATGATGGTTCAAAAGTGTCGCTTGAGTCTGCAGCCTCTTGGGTCCATTGCTTCAATAAATCAATAGTCTTCAACAAGGCTTCTCTTATTATCACGTGATTCGATGATCTACCTGAAGATCTTTTAGTACCGCCGGATCTCTTGGCTTTCACCCTCTGTTGCTCAGAGGCTGGATCGTATCCCATACGTTCTAAGGTATCCAACAACAATGCAAATGCACACTCCGAATCGGTGCTTCCCTGAATCATTAATAAGTATTTATCGCCTATGTGGTTCAACAGTTTCCTCTTAAAGCGATGGAAGTTTCCAATCCCACCGTTATGCATGAAAGTTAGGTTATGGTACGTGAAAGGATGACAGTTGGTTTCACTTAATGTACCGTATGTGCTTGCACGGACATGTGCTAGCACTAGACGCGATTTGGTTTTCTCGGCAAGCGTCTCGAGATTCTGGTTATTCCAAGCAGGAGTTATGGCCTTGAAAAGACAAGGTCCGTCTAGCTCTGGATCCTCAGAGTAGTATGCCACACCGAAACCATCACCATTTATAGGTCTTGTTCTATCGATTCGAAGCCGTGAGTCAAAAGATTGCTTGATAATGGAGTGTTCTGGTCTGGTTAATAAATGTGACAATTTTATGGGCTCTTTGCCCTTGTATATAAGGAAACGACACATCGATGTATTTCACAAAAATATGGTATTTTTGCTTGTTGTTTAGGCTTTAAGATACTTGGACTGTTTGATGGAAAGTTAGGAAGGTGGAGTTGATATCCTCCCTTTAAAACTTTGGTGTTTCTAATCTCCTTATATATGCTGCCTCTGAAATAAGAGATTTGTGAAACTTTACATAGTTACGCACtaaacttttctttttctcacGTGATTTAATTGACGCCACAACTAACTGTGATTGAGACTGAAGATTCAAAACGACTAACAAGGCATATATagattcttttttttgcaaCAAATGACTCACGCTTTAGAGTCGAAGATAATAGTCACGGGACCCTCGTTTGTCAACTTGCAACTCATCATGGCTCCAAATACACCGTTTTGTACCTTATCGTCTCCCAATCCTGCCTTCAACTTGTCCATAAATTGTCCATACAATTCATTGGCTAATTCCCCACGCTGTGCTAAATGGAAATCTGGTTTAGTGCCCTTGCTTGTACGTGCCATAAGTGTGAATTGGGACACGCATAAGATCTCGCCATCCACTTCGCTaatgtttcttttccatcCATAACCTGCATCATCGTCAAATCCCCGAAATGTGAGTATTTTCTTCGACAGTTTGTCAATATCTTCTAGCTTATCATCAGTACCAATCCCAACTAATAGCATGTATCCATGTTTAATTTGGGAAACAACTGCGCTTCCAACGGTGACGCTAGCTTCGCTTACTTTCTGTAACACAATTCTCATGTTATTTCTTGGTTTCAATTGGGATGTTCAAGGTCTCCTATCCCGATATCTTCTTGGTTAATTAAATGTTAAACTTTTGAATCTAGCTCACTTACAGTTcgatttctctttgaaatctgTAATGAGATTTAAATGTAATTTTTGTATCTTTTCACTTTTCAGCAGACTAAAATCACGGAATCCAGCCTAACTCAGTCTGCCATTCTTTGGCTTTCTTAAGGACAACACCTCCGAACAATTTATAACATTCTTAATTATACTATAGATGTGTTATGCTTACGTACTAACTTTTTGTATGTACTGTACTATTCCTTTCGCTGTACCATGGGCATGTATTATCATATCAAAAAGCTTAGAAAccaaacaaagaattgCAAGACAGCCCTATCTGGaacaaaatattcatcattcTACTGAAAAGAGAGTTATTTACCAAACATCTTCTTGGTATTTTCCAGTagtcttcatcatcttgaTAATATTTGTGGCGTCTTCTTCGGAAACCTTGTTACCTTCAGAGATGATTTGAACTAATGCCTTATGCACACCTTGGGCCATACCCTTAGCGTCACCACAGACGTAGATGAAGGCACCATCCTTGATCATTTTGAATAcatcttctcttctttggatcAATAAATCTTGGACATAtgttctcttctttgaatcacCACCCAATCTAGAATGACCAACGACCATTTCGAAACATTCGCCCAATTTCTTGGCATATTCTGGCCATTCTTCGGCGTAAAGGTAGTCATTTTGATTTCTAGAACCATAGAACAAAATGTGCTTACCCAATTGACTAATGGCTTCCCCGTCATCTTTGTGGTGTTCCTTGTATGCAACCCTTTCTCTAATAAATCCACGGAATGGGGCCACACCAGTACCAGGACCGATCATGATGACAGGCGTATTTGGGTTCGATGGTAGTCTAAATTGTGAATGACGTATATGAACTGGCAACTTGAAATTTTTGTACAAGTTACGTGGGCCGTTTAAATCAAAGTGAACTGATAATGACGGCGTTGGAGTCCTACCTTCCTTTTCGTTCTTTTCTAGTTCATAGAGGTCTACCTTATTTTGAACAAGTTGGATGTTTCTCAATAAATTGGTGGCGACACCAGTGATCTTCTTACCTTCTTCAGTTGGATTAGGTTGgttttcaacaacagcGGTAACATGAACAACACCTGGTTCTGTACTACTGGAAGATGAGATAGAGTAGTAACGTGGTTGCATATGTGGCAAGGTTTCCAACAAAAAGTTCCATGGGACAGAGGACCATGGCTTACCATTTGATAGGTATAGCACGGCGTCTGCTAGGTTGAAGTGTTTTGAGGTGATTTGTTTAGCgaattcttctttgtccTTGGACAACTGAACTAATTTGGCCTTGACTTCCTC from Kluyveromyces lactis strain NRRL Y-1140 chromosome D complete sequence harbors:
- the DUG3 gene encoding glutamine amidotransferase subunit DUG3 (similar to uniprot|P53871 Saccharomyces cerevisiae YNL191W Hypothetical ORF); this encodes MCRFLIYKGKEPIKLSHLLTRPEHSIIKQSFDSRLRIDRTRPINGDGFGVAYYSEDPELDGPCLFKAITPAWNNQNLETLAEKTKSRLVLAHVRASTYGTLSETNCHPFTYHNLTFMHNGGIGNFHRFKRKLLNHIGDKYLLMIQGSTDSECAFALLLDTLERMGYDPASEQQRVKAKRSGGTKRSSGRSSNHVIIREALLKTIDLLKQWTQEAADSSDTFEPSLLNFAVTDGDCVVISRYITSSTDEAPSLHFSCGSSFVESGPGEYRMERLDRNQDVIMVASEPLTFERGDWTAVPTNSILTIRNQTVLLHPVIDEYYQADPLYARSSTLAESKGLMGSVPVSSPVDPKVPPLERDRRVYIT
- the DTD1 gene encoding D-tyrosyl-tRNA(Tyr) deacylase (highly similar to uniprot|Q07648 Saccharomyces cerevisiae YDL219W DTD1 D-Tyr-tRNA(Tyr) deacylase functions in protein translation may affect nonsense suppression via alteration of the protein synthesis machinery ubiquitous among eukaryotes) yields the protein MRIVLQKVSEASVTVGSAVVSQIKHGYMLLVGIGTDDKLEDIDKLSKKILTFRGFDDDAGYGWKRNISEVDGEILCVSQFTLMARTSKGTKPDFHLAQRGELANELYGQFMDKLKAGLGDDKVQNGVFGAMMSCKLTNEGPVTIIFDSKA